One Rosa chinensis cultivar Old Blush chromosome 5, RchiOBHm-V2, whole genome shotgun sequence genomic region harbors:
- the LOC121049423 gene encoding uncharacterized protein LOC121049423 codes for MLIKKIATAVMTEELVLNVDKKIARGFTGLKFSDSYGSDVANSIVWRNDTQTHCFQHTSFRDGSSAGNGEPVSHNHNSVGNIRVDFHEREEKELEDAYGEDDNVDEGGNGSTESYGDGESYSDDFQSVDGLIVTDSDEGVVTDDEGSRLCIKKEALLGTMYQSKDPKSLDEAEMLENLFNCLCGLLMPLENGDINAGIKEETRRRDVGDSSLGAASLEPLKLMKLAKQVAEQLFGRADILDQIAVCAIFISASVLVGTHDQLFSYYKSSLMKYLRELAHVFDIKGQMEMTNKLCEKLLKQKDQHRDIASIAMKAMVAEVSTQPLAQSILGVYFTAVDKRKYCLGNEHRDKS; via the exons atgttgataaaaaaaattgctaCAGCGGTGATGACCGAAGAACTTGTGTTAAATGTTGATAAAAAAATTGCTAGAGGTTTTACTGGATTGAAATTTTCTGATAGTTACGGTAGTGATGTTGCCAACAGTATAGTGTGGAGGAATGATACTCAAACACATTGCTTTCAACATACTAGCTTTAGAGATGGTTCTTCTGCAGGGAATGGGGAACCGGTATCCCATAATCATAATTCAGTTGGAAATATAAGAGTCGATTTCcatgagagagaggaaaaagaacTTGAAGATGCCTATGGTGAAGATGATAATGTGGATGAAGGGGGAAATGGCAGTACAGAGAGTTATGGTGACGGTGAAAGTTATAGTGATGACTTTCAGAGCGTTGATGGGCTAATTGTGACAGATTCAGATGAAGGAGTGGTTACTGATGATGAAGGAAGCAGACTATGCATTAAAAAAGAGGCATTGCTGGGAACTATGTACCAGTCCAAGGACCCCAAGAGCCTTGATGAGGCGGAGATGTTGGAGAATCTATTCAATTGTTTGTGTGGTTTGTTGATGCCATTGGAGAACGGGGACATTAATGCTGGAATCAAGGaagaaacaaggagaagagatgTTGGTGATAGTTCCCTTGGTGCTGCTTCTTTGGAACCATTGAAACTCATGAAGTTGGCAAAACAAGTCGCTGAGCAGCTATTTGGCAGAGCTGATATACTGGACCAAATTGCAGTGTGTGCAATTTTTATCAGTGCATCTGTCCTAGTTGGAACTCATGATCAATTATTCTCATATTACAAATCAAGCCTCATGAAGTATCTTAGAGAATTGGCTCACGTCTTTGACATTAAGGGTCAAATGGAGATGACAAATAAACTTTGTGAGAAATTGCTAAAGCAGAAGGATCAGCATCGTGACATTGCCAGCATAGCTATGAAGGCTATGGTTGCTGAAGTTTCTACTCAACCACTTGCACAGTCTATACTTGGGGTTTATTTTACCGCAGTCGATAAAAGGAAGTACTGCCTGGGGAATGAACACAGAGATAAAAG TTGA
- the LOC112201350 gene encoding pre-mRNA-splicing factor CWC22 homolog, with protein MARKHSIELSDNDWHRSKNNPRSNYRLERGDEINSSDSDRGYSTKRKIFDRRCRTKQHAGIWDEHHRKESRNNDRHSSSKPPHGRSTLLEGNRNRNRNLNTDVSSLGKRDRLYVPPYKLARKMKEVEDKSSIEYQRLTWDALKKSINGVVNKVNAANIKNIIPEIFSENLIRGRGLFCRSIMKSQMASPGFTDVFASLVAVVNTKFPEVGQLMLRRIVLKLKIAFKRNDKPQLLAAVKFIAHLVNQQVAHEIVALELLTVLLENPTDDGVEVAVWFVTDCGAMLQHLSPRGLCRIFDRFLGILHEGEIDKRVQFLIEGLLALRKGKFNGYPAVRPELDLVEQEDQFTHEVSLQDEIDPEDSLNLFKPDPDFLKNEKRYEEVKKTILGDESEDDDESEEEEEEDEQHMQIRDETDTNLINLRRTIYLTIMCSLDFEEVGHKLLQIKLEPGQEMELCTMLLECCSQEKDYRPFYGLLGQRFCMINRIYRENFERCFVQQYSMIHQFETNKIRNVASFYAHLLSTDALPWHCIAYMRLTEKDTTSSSRIFIKILFQELSKQLGSHMLNERLHDPAMQESNESILPRDEPRNSRFAINFFTQIGLGPLTENLRAFYDHLPQLMGQQQKAVSEEKSESSGSSDSGSESSCSDDESESDGDERRKNKHRRRD; from the coding sequence ATGGCTAGAAAGCACAGTATTGAATTGAGCGATAATGATTGGCATAGAAGTAAAAACAATCCCAGGTCGAACTATCGTCTTGAACGTGGCGATGAAATTAATTCCTCAGATTCTGATAGAGGATAttctacaaaaagaaaaatttttgaTAGAAGATGTAGAACAAAGCAACATGCTGGGATATGGGATGAGCATCATAGGAAGGAATCACGAAATAATGATCGACATAGCAGTTCAAAACCACCTCATGGACGCTCCACATTGCTAGAGggaaaccgaaaccgaaaccgaaaccTGAATACTGATGTGTCAAGTTTGGGAAAGAGGGATCGACTTTATGTTCCGCCTTATAAGTTGGCCCGAAAGATGAAAGAAGTCGAAGATAAAAGTAGCATTGAGTATCAGAGGCTGACATGGGATGCCCTGAAAAAAAGCATCAATGGGGTAGTGAACAAGGTCAATGCTGCCAACATAAAGAATATAATCCCTGAGATCTTTTCAGAGAATCTCATTCGCGGTAGGGGCCTCTTCTGCCGATCCATTATGAAGTCACAGATGGCATCTCCGGGATTCACAGACGTATTTGCTTCCTTGGTTGCTGTTGTCAACACCAAGTTTCCTGAGGTCGGCCAGCTTATGTTGAGAAGAATTGTCTTGAAGCTTAAGATAGCATTCAAGCGGAACGACAAGCCACAGCTACTAGCTGCAGTTAAATTCATTGCTCATCTTGTAAACCAACAAGTGGCTCATGAGATTGTAGCATTGGAATTGCTAACTGTACTGCTTGAAAACCCTACAGATGACGGTGTTGAAGTTGCTGTATGGTTTGTGACAGATTGTGGTGCAATGCTACAACACCTTTCACCGAGAGGGCTGTGCCGAATCTTTGATCGGTTTTTGGGGATTCTTCATGAAGGAGAAATTGACAAACGAGTTCAGTTTTTGATTGAGGGCTTGTTAGCTTTAAGGAAAGGCAAGTTTAATGGTTACCCTGCTGTTCGTCCAGAGTTAGACCTTGTGGAGCAAGAAGACCAGTTCACTCATGAGGTTTCTCTTCAAGATGAGATAGATCCAGAAGATAGCCTTAATCTCTTCAAGCCAGACCCTGATTTCCTTAAGAACGAGAAGCGCTACGaagaagtaaagaaaacaatacttgGTGATGAGTCTGAAGACGACGATgaatctgaagaagaagaagaggaggatgagCAGCACATGCAAATAAGAGATGAGACAGACACAAATCTCATCAATCTTCGAAGGACGATATATCTGACCATCATGTGTAGTCTAGATTTTGAGGAAGTAGGTCATAAGCTTCTCCAGATTAAGCTTGAACCAGGCCAAGAGATGGAGCTATGCACTATGCTTTTAGAATGTTGCAGTCAGGAGAAAGACTACCGTCCTTTTTACGGTCTCTTGGGACAGCGGTTCTGCATGATCAACAGAATCTACCGGGAAAATTTTGAGAGATGTTTTGTACAGCAGTACTCGATGATCCACCAGTTTGAAACAAACAAGATTCGCAATGTTGCTTCATTTTACGCCCATTTACTCTCAACAGATGCTCTTCCATGGCATTGCATAGCCTATATGCGTCTAACCGAAAAGGACACCACTTCGTCTTCTAGGATTTTTATCAAGATCCTTTTCCAGGAGTTGTCAAAGCAGCTTGGCTCTCATATGCTTAATGAGCGGCTCCATGATCCGGCCATGCAAGAAAGTAACGAGTCTATTTTGCCGAGGGATGAACCGAGGAACTCCCGGTTCGCCATAAATTTCTTCACACAAATAGGGCTTGGTCCTCTCACTGAGAACCTGCGTGCGTTCTATGATCACCTGCCACAGCTTATGGGGCAACAACAAAAAGCAGTGTCGGAGGAAAAATCTGAGAGCTCTGGTTCATCGGATTCGGGATCGGAATCATCATGCTCTGATGATGAAAGCGAAAGTGATGGGGATGAAAGACGCAAGAATAAACATAGGAGGAGAGATTAA
- the LOC112168239 gene encoding protein STRUBBELIG-RECEPTOR FAMILY 8 — protein sequence MCLTAPNRRRVETSTMGDRHSAQPCSVTLFLIEFVLLGLVFAALPRISGTTDASDVQALQVMYTSVNSPPQLTNWKSSGGDPCGESWKGVTCEGTAVVAIEVSGLGLSGTTGYLLSDLLSLRKFDLSDNSFHDTIPYQLPPNLTSLNLARNNFSGNFPYSISTMVSLNYLNVSHNSLSESIGDIFATLGSLATLDLSLNNFSGDIPASFSSLSNLSALYVQNNQLTGSLNALTGLPLTTLNVANNHFSGWIPRELSSVHTFIYDGNSFDNGPAPPPPPYNPPPPGRPSRNHSGPGTRPQRTDGKSSESKKGLTVGALVGIIVGSVFVALILLLALFFCIRKNKREGSVARPSSGGLSVGTNNVNTEMQEQRVKSASAVTDLKPPPAEILVVDRLHGKNGSIKRIKSPITATPYTVATLQTATNSFSQEFLVGEGSLGRVYRAEFPNGKMMAIKKIDNAALSLQEEDNFLEAVSNMSRLRHPNIVTLVGYCAEHGQRLLVYEYIGNGSLHDILHFAEDGTNTLTWNARVRVALGTARALEYLHEVCLPSVVHRNFKSANILLDEELNAHLSDCGLAALTPNTERQVSTQMVGSFGYSAPEFALSGVYTVKSDVYSFGVVMLELLTGRKPLDSARARSEQSLVRWATPQLHDIDALAKMVDPSLNGMYPAKSLSRFADIIALCVQPEPEFRPPMSEVVQALVRLVQRASMVKRRSSDESGFAYRTPDHEAIDMSF from the exons ATGTGCCTCACTGCGCCTAATCGCCGTCGCGTTGAGACTAGTACAATGGGTGATCGCCACTCTGCTCAGCCGTGCTCTGTGACTCTGTTTCTCATTGAGTTTGTGTTGTTGGGTTTGGTCTTTGCTGCTTTGCCTAGGATTAGTGGCACCACTGATGCTTCTGAtg TTCAAGCTCTTCAGGTTATGTATACCTCAGTAAACAGTCCTCCTCAGCTAACTAATTGGAAAAGTAGTGGCGGCGATCCATGTGGAGAGTCATGGAAAGGGGTAACTTGTGAAGGCACAGCTGTTGTTGCAAT AGAGGTTTCTGGATTAGGACTCAGCGGAACTACGGGATACTTGCTTTCCGACCTGTTATCATTGAGAAAATT TGATTTGAGTGACAACAGTTTTCatgatacaataccatatcaacTGCCTCCAAATCTTACGAGCCT AAATCTAGCAAGGAACAACTTCAGTGGGAATTTTCCATATTCCATTTCCACCATGGTTTCTCTCAATTACTT GAATGTTAGCCATAATTCGCTATCCGAGTCAATCGGAGATATTTTTGCTACTCTTGGTAGCCTTGCAACGTT GGATCTATCTCTGAACAACTTCTCTGGTGATATCCCTGCTTCCTTCAGTTCATTGTCCAATCTTTCTGCTCT CTATGTGCAGAACAATCAATTGACGGGTTCTCTCAATGCTCTTACGGGTTTGCCTTTGACTACTTT AAATGTTGCCAACAACCATTTCAGTGGATGGATACCCCGAGAGCTTAGCTCAGTTCATACTTTTAT ATATGAtggaaactcctttgacaaTGGTCCTGCTCCTCCACCGCCACCATATAACCCGCCTCCCCCAGGAAGACCCAGTCGCAATCATTCTGGACCTGGTACACGTCCACAGAGAACTGATGGAAAATCATCTGAATCGAAGAAAGGATTGACAGTTGGGGCTTTGGTGGGAATCATTGTGGGTTCTGTTTTTGTTGCTCTCATTCTCCTACTAGCTCTTTTCTTTTGCATTCGCAAAAATAAAAGGGAAGGCAGTGTTGCAAGACCTTCGAGCGGAGGTCTCTCTGTTGGCACAAATAATG TAAATACTGAGATGCAAGAGCAGAGGGTAAAAAGTGCATCTGCTGTAACTGATCTCAAGCCCCCACCGGCAGAAATATTGGTGGTTGATAGGTTACATGGAAAAAATGGatcaataaaaagaataaaatcacCTATCACTGCTACTCCTTATACTGTTGCCACTCTCCAAACAGCAACAAATAGCTTTAGTCAAGAATTTCTTGTTGGTGAAGGTTCCCTTGGTCGTGTTTACCGAGCTGAGTTCCCCAATGGAAAG ATGATGGCCATTAAGAAAATCGACAATGCAGCACTATCTCTACAAGAGGAGGATAACTTTCTTGAAGCTGTTTCAAATATGTCGCGCTTGAGGCATCCAAACATCGTTACACTGGTTGGATATTGTGCAGAACATGGACAGCGTCTTCTAGTTTATGAGTATATAGGAAATGGGAGCTTGCATGACATACTTCATTTTGCTGAAGATGGCACTAACACACTGACATGGAATGCCCGTGTTAGGGTAGCACTTGGCACTGCTCGAGCTTTAGA GTACTTGCATGAGGTGTGCTTACCTTCAGTTGTACATAGAAACTTCAAGTCAGCAAATATTTTACTTGATGAAGAGCTCAATGCCCATCTATCTGACTGTGGCTTAGCTGCTCTAACGCCAAACACAGAGCGACAG GTTTCAACTCAGATGGTAGGCTCATTTGGTTATAGTGCTCCTGAGTTTGCCTTGTCTGGAGTATACACTGTAAAAAGTGATGTCTACAGCTTTGGGGTGGTGATGCTAGAGCTGTTGACTGGTCGCAAGCCACTAGACAG TGCAAGGGCAAGGTCAGAACAATCACTTGTAAGATGGGCTACTCCCCAACTCCATGATATAGATGCTCTAGCAAAAATGGTTGATCCTTCCCTAAATGGCATGTATCCGGCGAAATCTCTTTCACGCTTCGCTGACATCATCGCCCTTTGTGTTCAG CCGGAACCTGAATTTCGGCCTCCCATGTCTGAAGTTGTGCAAGCGCTGGTCCGCTTAGTGCAAAGAGCTAGTATGGTCAAAAGACGTTCAAGTGATGAATCTGGTTTTGCATACAGGACCCCTGATCATGAAGCAATTGACATGTCATTTTGA